From the genome of Nitrospira sp. CR1.1:
ACGGGAAGCGGTTCGATATGTACAACGATACCGTGTTGGGCTTCAACAAGTCGGGCAAGGAAGTGGCGCGGATCCAGGTCGAAGAGCCGATCTACATTCGGCCGGCCGAACGCGTGAACTGGCTGTAAGACTCATACCACTGAGAGGGGGCAACCGCTCTCAGTGGTGAAGAGCCACAGCACAACGGAGGCAGGAAGTTCGAAAGGGCTTCCTGCCTCCGTATTTTTGCAGCAGAACAACGCGCCAATCCTCTCCACTCTGCTTTCTTCCCCTCCCACGGCACGACGTAGAGCCTTGCCTCAAGAGAATGCCAGGATACACAGCGTACCCAAGTATCTGTGAACAAACCTCATTGGATCCGGCCGCAGAATGGCTCGAAGAAACACCCTCATACACCGAACAACATGGGCCAGCAAATGGTGAACCTTTGGAGGCCCAAGCTGCCACCTCCTGGACAGCGGACGGCAATCACCCGAAATGTTGACAGATCTCAGGACAGCCGGTATACTGGCCATAGTTGAGAACGGTTATCAGTATCGGAAAAGTGTTCGCATTGCCCGGCCGAGACAATCGACCATCAGTGGGAGACGCCACTCATGTATGTCTGCTTATGTAAGGGCTTAACGGAATCAGATGTGCGGGAAGCGGGCCGTCAGGGGTCCCTAACCACAAGACAAATTATCGCTGAGTTCGGTTTGCGAGAAAATGGTTGCTGTGGTCGTTGTGCCAAAAATATCCACGAACTGGTCGCACTCGCGAAGAGCCATCTGGAGAATGCCTGCCGCAACCCTGTTTCATCCTAACTGCTGAAACGTCACTCATTTTGGGCTCGACCGCACCAGACCTTCTTGCAATTCAAATCCGCGCTTGACTGCGCCGGCGACCTCAGCTACACGTCTTCCCAATTCACGCGCGCTGGAAAGTTCCTGCTCATCAATCCCAGGACTATTGCCTTCCGTTGTGGCAGAAGCTCCAAATGCACCGCCGCCGCTAACAGTGATCATATAATTTCCCAGCATCGCGGCAAGAATAGAGAGCATCGTCAGCTCTTTCCCGCTGGAAATCTGACCGCCGGTTGCGAATGCCGCCCCCACTTTGTTCTTCAGCTTAAAGTCGGGAAAGACGCCGAACTTGAACTGCCAGTCATCGATAAACGCCTTGACCTCCCCGGCCATATTCGACCAATAAACCGGCGACCCGAGCACAATGGCATCTGCAGCAAATAACTCCTCTGCCGTCACATTCCCTACACGCCGGACGACGACCTGCGCGTGAGGCACCATTCGAACCCCCTCGGCAACCGCCGCAGCCATTCGCTCAGTATTCCCGGTGCGTGAGTGGTAGGCCACCAATACCTGAATAATTGTCGGACTATCGGCCGCTGCGCCGATGGCAGGCCATGGCAGAATACAGGCCGTGCAG
Proteins encoded in this window:
- a CDS encoding (2Fe-2S)-binding protein; the protein is MYVCLCKGLTESDVREAGRQGSLTTRQIIAEFGLRENGCCGRCAKNIHELVALAKSHLENACRNPVSS
- a CDS encoding flavodoxin family protein codes for the protein MVLMWRLLFLCTACILPWPAIGAAADSPTIIQVLVAYHSRTGNTERMAAAVAEGVRMVPHAQVVVRRVGNVTAEELFAADAIVLGSPVYWSNMAGEVKAFIDDWQFKFGVFPDFKLKNKVGAAFATGGQISSGKELTMLSILAAMLGNYMITVSGGGAFGASATTEGNSPGIDEQELSSARELGRRVAEVAGAVKRGFELQEGLVRSSPK